One region of Trichosurus vulpecula isolate mTriVul1 chromosome 1, mTriVul1.pri, whole genome shotgun sequence genomic DNA includes:
- the LOC118833646 gene encoding 40S ribosomal protein S20-like translates to MAFKDTSKTPVEPEVAIHRNRITLTSRNVKSLEKVCADLIRGAKEKNLKVKGRVRMPTKTLWITTRKTPCGEGSKTWDWFQMRIHKSLIDLHSPSEIVKQITSISIEPGVEVEVTIADA, encoded by the coding sequence ATGGCATTCAAAGACACCAGCAAGACCCCTGTGGAGCCCGAAGTGGCCATTCACCGGAACCGTATCACCCTCACCAGCCGCAATGTGAAATCACTCGAGAAAGTGTGTGCTGACCTAATTAgaggagccaaagaaaagaacttgaaagtgAAGGGACGTGTTCGAATGCCCACCAAGACACTTTGGATCACAACTAGAAAAACTCCTTGTGGTGAAGGTTCAAAGACTTGGGATTGGTTCCAGATGAGAATCCACAAAAGCCTTATTGATTTGCACAGTCCTTCTGAAATTGTTAAACAGATCACATCTATCAGCATTGAACCAGGTGTAGAAGTTGAAGTCACCATTGCAGATGCCTAa